The stretch of DNA GCCGCAGCCTTTGCCGACGCCGGATGCGTCGTCGCCCTCGGGAGCGAGGGCGGCGTTCGGTGAGTTCGCGGTGAGCCGGAACAACGCTGTGAGCCAGCACAAGCCGGTCGCCTGGCAGGGGGGTGGGTGTGGCCGGGGTCAATCGCTTTCAGCGATGAAGGCGGCCAGAGCGGCAGCGACGGCGTCGGGTTGTTCGTCCGGGATGAAGTGGCCTGCGTCCGGCACGACGATCCCGGTGGTGTTGTCGGCCCACGGCCGGATGGAAGCTGCCATGTCGGGGATGGAACCGTGGCTGCTGGAAATCCCGAGAACCGGCACCGTCAGGTGGTGCTGTTCAAGGGCCTCGTGGTTCTTCCGCGCCGATTCAGCGGCGTGTCGGTAGTAGGCCAGGGAAGCGCGGAGTCCGCCGTCAGCGGTGATGGCCGCGGCGTACTGCTCGATCTCGGCGTCGTCGAAGGTGTCGGCGGCGAGGGTCTTGGCCTTCAGGAACCAGCCGACGTACTCGCGTTCACGGCCTGTGAGCAGTGTTTCGGGCAGGTCGGGCACGAGATGGAATGCGAAGTGCCAAGTCTTCCACGCCACCTCGGGGTCGGTCGGGATGGTGTCGGGGAGGGTGATGCCCGGGATGCCGGCGTCGAGCAGAGCGACCCCGTGAAGCTGGCTCTCGAAGTTGAGGGCGAGGGAGAAGGCGACCCAGGCGCCGATGTCGTGGGCGGCCAGCCAGTATGTCGACACTCCGAGCGCTTGCACCGCGGCGTGGACGTGCGCGGCGACTGTGTGTGTGTCGTAGCTGCCGTCCGGGCGTTCGGAGTGGCCCTGGCCCGGCAGGTCGATCGCGATGACGTGGAACCGGTCGGCCAGGCCGGGCATCACCTTGCGCCATGCCCACCAGGTCTGCGGGAATCCAGCGAGCAGCACGACGGCTGGGCCGTTCGGCTGACCGCCCTCGACCGCATGAAGCCGGACACCGCCCGCGTCGACCCAGCGGTGGGTGAAGCCGGCCAGGTCGTGCAGGGGCAGGTCGCGGACCGGGTTGCCGGGGACGCGGGCGGTGATTGCCGGGTCAGTCATGGTTTTCCTCCATCGATCTCGGGTGTACTGGTTCGGTATGTCGGCCGGGGCGGGGCCCGCGAGCGCGGTGGACACGACGAGAGCGGCACCCGTGTGCACGAGTTCCGAACAAATCGAATATTTATGGCGTTTAGCGCCATATTGGCACGCCCTGGGTATCCATTCGGAGCCCGTCATTGAGAGCGCGGGACAGAGCCGCTCGGTGCGGCGGCCGCTCAGGCCATGGTGGTGGCTGGGCGGCTGAGTGCGCTCGCGAGGGTTGTCGCAATGACGGCGACGGCGAGGATCAGGGTGGCGACGTCCTGGTTGATGGTCTGGTCGAGGAGTCCCAGGGCCAGCGTGGGAACGATCGTGCCGGTGTAGGCGAACAGGAAGTACGTGGAGAACAGGTCCGCCCTGCGCCGTGGGTCGGCGAGCCGCTGGGTGACCGCGACGCCGCGGCGGAAGGCCAAGCCGATGCCCGTCCCCGCCAGGAGCGTTCCGGCGGCGAACGTCGGCAGTGACCGTGCCCACAGCCCGGCCTCGAACACCGCGACGCCCGCCACGAGGAACGCCGATGTCGGCCGGCGCCCGGAGGTCCACCGCTCCGGGGCGGCCACCTGCGCGATCAGGGCGACGATGAACAGCAGACCGACCTCTGCGCCGACGGCTGCGACGTTGTGGACGTGCAACTGTTCACGGAGAAAGGAGGGCACCAGCGACGAGAACAGTCCGCTGACCGCGAACGCGGCGAGGACAGCCGTGGCGGCCCTCAGGAACTCGGTCCGGGCTGCCCGCCGGTCGGGAAAGGCCGGGCGGCGCACGGACATCGCAGGGCGCTGCCGGGACGTGACGGTCTCCGGGGTGACGATGACGGCCACAAGCGCTGGGACCAGGCTGGCGAGGTAAGCCAAGAACACCAGGTGCGTGGGGTTCGCCCCGTATTGCGCGAACAGGCCCGCGACAATAGTGCCCAGCCCCAGCCCGCCCATGTTCGCCGCCGTGGAGACGGTCGACGCCAGTCGGGTGCGCTCGGCTCCGGCCAGCTCGCCCAGTGCCGCGGTCCCTGTGGCGGTGAAGACACCGGTGCCCAGGCCGCACAGGAACCGTGCTGCCAGCAGGGTTCCGACATCGTGGGCCAGGAGGAACAGCGCTGTGCTCGTGGCCGCGGCGAGTACAGCGGCGGCCAGGAGGGGACGGCGGCCCACACGGTCGGACAGCGACGCGAACACCATCAGCGCGAGCACGGTCCCCACGGCGTAGACGGCGAAGACCAGCGTGGTGGTGAAGGGTCCGAAGCCCATCTGTGGCGCCCAGAGCACATACAGCGGAATCGGCAGCGTCCCGCCCAGCATGACCACGGTGTACACAGCGGCTACGAGCCAGAACCCGGCGCGCGATCGGGGCCCGCCGACAGGCGGAACAGCCTGTACGCGGGTCCCTGACGCAATGTCGTCGATCATGGTGCGGCCTTTCGGGTGCGACAACCGGGACCTTCACGCTAACCATCTTGGATCGATCGGTCAAAGATATGTTGACCGATCGATCCAAGATGCGAGTAGGATCACAGCAGGGACGTACAGGAGGAGGTGGACGCTGTGTCCGGCCGGAAGCAGTTCGACATCAGCGCGGCCCTGGACCAGGCCATGCGGGTGTTCTGGCAGCGCGGGTACGCGGACGCCTCACTCGATGCCCTCGGTTCGGCCACCGGTCTCGGTCGCGGCTCCCTCTACGGCACCTTCGGCAACAAGGAGACCCTGTTCGGCAAGTGCCTGGACCGCTACGCGTCGATCTACGGGGCGCAGTATGAGCAGGCGCTCGCGGCACACCCCGGTGACCCGGTGCGGGCCGTCGAGGCATTCTTCGACGTCGTCCTCAGCCGTATCGCCGACCCGTCGGTCCCCGTGGGGTGCCTCATCGCTCAGTCCGCCGCGCAGTCACTGACGCTGAAGGAGGAGAACGGCATGCAGGTGCGTGGCCTGCTCGACGTACAACGCCAACGGGTACGTACGGCACTGGCGGACTCCTCGGCCGACAGCCGGACGCTCGACGAGCTCGCCACGTTCGTCGTCGCCATCAACCAGTCGCTGGCCGTACTGAGCCGTGCCGGCACCCCCGACGCCGAACTGCGCTCCGTGGCCCGACTCGCATGCACAACGGTGGCGGACACCATCGCCCGGGCGGCATCCAAGGACGTCGGCCAAGGCTGACGGGCACACCGGCTGCGCCGGGACTCGCCCACTGCGACCCGGCATGCCCACAGGTACTCCCGCCGGCGCGATGCCGAGACGGTCGGCGCTCTCGCGGACGGACTCCTCAAGGGCGTGTAGCGACACAGTGACTGGCTTGCCGCCGGTCCACTGCCCAGCCGACCCCGTGGCGAGCCTGGACCATGGTCTACCGCCTGGTGAGCAGAGGCGGGATACTCAGGCGGCGCCTCCGCCCACAAGCAGTCGGCCCGCCTGGGTAGGAGCCTTGAAACCCGCCCTCGCCCTGCTCCTGGTCCTGTTCGGCGCCCGGCAGTGGCGCCGGCGCCCCGCCGACCCCTCCCAGGCGCAGTTGCCGAACTGGATGGCCGCGGTCGACCAAGTGTCACCTAACTCGAAAAGTCGCACCTGCGGGCCAACAGCACCGCGCAGAAGGGCCAACTACACCGCTCACGGGCCAGGTGAAGCGCTCAGTCTTGTGACTGAGCGGCCGAGTCGGCCCGTGAGTGCTTGAGCTGGCCCGGGTGAGCGTCGTGGTCGGTCCGCAGGGCGCAACTCAAGTCGTCAGGATGTGCCTGCGAAGACGACGTCCTTGGTCTCGACCGCCCCAGCCGTCCGCCCCGGCGCCGTCTGGTAGGTCCAGTACAGGTTCGTGTGCGCGATGACCTCGTCCGGTGGCGGCGCACCCCATGCTGTCTTGTCGCCCGTCGTGTGGGCGTCGCTGACCAGGGTCGCGTCGTACCCTCTGGCGAACGCGCCGTGGAGCGTCGAGCGGATGCACGCGTCGGTCTCCGCGCCGACGACGACGAGCCGCCCAACACCGAGTCCCGACAGCACGGTCTCCAAAGTGGTGTCCTCGAAGGAGTCGCCGTAGCTCTTCTCGACGAGCGGCTCGGCGTCCTCTGGAGTGAGCTCCGGGACGATCCGCCAATCGTCGCTCCCCCTCGTGAGCTCCTCGTCGGAGTGCTGGACCCAGACGACCGGCACCTCTTCCTGCCGCGCCCGCTCGACGAGGCTGGCGACGTTCGCGACGACCACGTCGCGCTGGTGGACCCCTTCGACGACACCCTTCTGCACGTCGACGACAAGGAGCGCGGTGTTTGGCCGACTCTCCAATATGGTCATGATCCTCCTTTACTCGCGCTGGGCTCGTGTCTACGCACGGTAGCCCCACCCACCGACAGCGGGCCGGACGTCGACCAGCGCCGCTGCCCCGGGCTTGCGTAAACCACGCAGGTGAGCAAGGCGACCTCCGCCCTGCGGGCCAACCACGAAGCTCACCCGGGCCGACTGAAGCGCTCACGGGCCAACTCGGCCGCTCAGTCACACCCTTGTCCTGTGCCAGCGAAGATTGAGCGTTGTCACGGAAGGCTGGTGACCACTTGGTTCGTGCCATCCACTTTTCAGCGCCTACGGCTGGAGACTGCTGAAGCCGTACGGATGTGCAGGTCCTCGATCCTCGATGGGGTGACTTTCTCCTGTCACCTGCGCACGTTGCTCCACAGCTCCAGCGCACGTCTTGGCTGGCTGGTATAGATGAGCATGAAAGCCGTCGTGGCGGCCCCGCTCAGGGCGTAGGGCGCTGCCGTAGCCGGCAGCGGCAGAAAGGCTGCGCCTACGGCGGCGCCGCTCGCCACTGCGAGCGCCACTACCAGGCGCACCCATTCCCAGTCTGTGACCGGCTCCAGCCCGGCCAGTACTTCCTCGTCCAGCAGTGCGCCCACGCGACCGCACACATGTCGGTGGCACACCGTCATCAGCAGGTCGGCCAGCTCCCGCAAAGCAGCTTCGGCGTCCGTGTCGAGATGTGCCTCCGCCGCGCGGACCGCGGCCAGAACCTGTCCCGCGTGCCGGCGAAGGACAAGGCGTCGGTGGGAGGGCCACCCAATGCTGCCAAAATCGCGGTAGGCCCGCCGGATCAGGCGCGAAGTGCTGGCCAGGCTCTGTGCCACCTGCCGCAGTCGTAGGGGGCGGTCATCATCGGCAGCCTCCAGCGCCTGAGCGCATGCGTGGATGGTCTCCGCCGTGCTGTGCACGAGCCGATATCGGGTGACCCACCTTGTACAACGGGAGGCGCTCGCTGTCGTGCCCCGCCACGTGGACAGCGGCACGATGATCAGTGCCGCAAAAGTCCCGGCAAGTGCCACTAAGCATCCGGTTACCATAACGATGATCGCGAGGATCAGCGGACCCGCTAATGCTCCCTGGCGCCACACAGGCCATACGTGGTCGTCAGAGGTAGCGGCCTGGGGTTGTGCCATTGCATCCACCCCGCTCTGTACCAGCACCCCTGCCATGCTGGAGAGCCCGACTGGGATCAGAACGCGAGCGAGGAAAGCGAGGCGCCTACAGACAAGGAATCGGCGCAGTCCCAGGCGCACCCGTAGCGGCACGTGGCTCTCCGGTCCGAGCAGCGCCCGTATGTCTTGGCGGAATTGAACTATCTCCGCCTGCACCGCCCGTCGCCCCCATGCAGGCAACGGCTGCCGCATGCGTTCCCCGACAACCCACATGCCAAGGGAGCATGCCAGGACGGTGGCGAACGGGCCATGACGCGATTCGCCCAGCCGTTCTACTGCGGCCCGTCCTGGCATGCCAGGCTCAGGAAGCACTTCGACGGCCTGGAGGACCCCGACAGCTTGCCGGTCACCGATCTGCCGTCGATGTCGTTGGGCGTGCTGTCCATGCTCGCCGCGCGATTGGCTCCGGCCGTCGCCCACGGGTCCGGCGCGCACCTGACCGGGCGGGGCAGGGACAACGTCCTGGCCGCGCCGAGCAGTCACCGGGTGGACGCTTTCCTCGCCGGCCGCCCATTCAGGCGTTCCGTCGCGCGAACGACTTCGCCCATGTCTGCCGGATCGAGCCGTGGCGGGCCTGGCGGCAGCTCGCCGCCACCGCCGCCGTCTCCTACCCCCGCGCGCTGGACCGGCTGGCCGGCCGGATCGCCGAGCCGTTCCCCCGCTCGTGGCGCCTGGCCCCGGTTGACGCGCTGGCCTGGTGTTCGCCGACGGCCGCTGCCCGCTGCCCGCTGGCTGACTCCGGCGGGTCGCCGCGCCGTCAGCCAGCTGGTCGCCGCTCGCGTGCCGCACGCCGTGCGGCACACCGCCCCGGGCGCGCTGCATGACCGGCTGGACCTGGAATGGATGGCCGCCGAGCACGCGACCTTCGATGCCATCGCCCGCCAGCGGTGGGGTGTCCCGATCCACGCGCCGTTCCTGGACACTGCGGTCGCCGCCACCCGCCTGGCGATCCCGCCCTTCGAACGGGCCCGGCCCGGGGTCTACAAGCCGCTCGCGTGGATCGCGCTGGCCCACCTGGTGCCGCACTGGCTGCTGGCCCGGCAGACCAAGACCCCTGTTCACCACCAGCGTGTTCGACGGGTTGGCTGCCAACGCCCCGGCGCTGCGGCGCGTCATCGACAACTCGCACCTCACCGGCGCCGGTCTGCTCGATGCCCGCCGCGCCGCCGCCGATCTGGAGTCCGGCATCGCCGGAGCGCCCACGCCGCTGGGTAACCTGCACGCCCTGCTCGTCACCGAACTCTGGCTTGCCCGCCTGAACGAGACCGCGGCGTATGCCGCGTGGTGGCAGCCCGCCGAAGGGAGCACCCTGTGTCCGTAAACGCGCCTGCCTGGCTCTACACCGACCATCTGTCCGGCGGTGGCGCCGCGGTGATGGACGTGCGCGCCGGCCGGGGCCGCTGGCAGCACCTCAATGCCACCGCCGCCCTGCTGTGGCACCGGATCATCGAAGGCGCCGACCCCGAACAAGCCGCGGAGGAACTGACCGCCACCTTCACCAGCGAGGGCGCCGATGCGGACCTGGTCCGCGCCGACCTGGGCGCCCTGGTCGGCTAGTTCCGCGAGCTCGGCCTCCTGACGGCCCCAGCCGCCCCGCCGCCCGACCCCGCCCAGCCGCAGGTCCGCCCCGCCCTCCCCACCGACACTCCGCTGGGCGCGGCCGACCCCGCCGCCGGCCTGGTAGCGCTGGCCGCCGCGCTGTTCCTTCTGCGCTGCGCACCCATCCGGACCAACATCACCACCGCCGGCCTGGTTGCCCGCCTCCGGCTGTCTCCGGCCGCCCCCGAGCGCGCCGACCACCTGTTCGCGGCCGTGCGCCGGGCCGCCCGCGCCTGGCCGGGCCGTGCGGCCTGCCTGGAGGAGTCCCTCGCGTGCTACTTCGCCGCCGCGCTGCGCGGCCGGAGTGTGGTGTGGGTGATCGGTG from Streptomyces asiaticus encodes:
- a CDS encoding alpha/beta fold hydrolase, which codes for MTDPAITARVPGNPVRDLPLHDLAGFTHRWVDAGGVRLHAVEGGQPNGPAVVLLAGFPQTWWAWRKVMPGLADRFHVIAIDLPGQGHSERPDGSYDTHTVAAHVHAAVQALGVSTYWLAAHDIGAWVAFSLALNFESQLHGVALLDAGIPGITLPDTIPTDPEVAWKTWHFAFHLVPDLPETLLTGREREYVGWFLKAKTLAADTFDDAEIEQYAAAITADGGLRASLAYYRHAAESARKNHEALEQHHLTVPVLGISSSHGSIPDMAASIRPWADNTTGIVVPDAGHFIPDEQPDAVAAALAAFIAESD
- a CDS encoding MFS transporter, coding for MIDDIASGTRVQAVPPVGGPRSRAGFWLVAAVYTVVMLGGTLPIPLYVLWAPQMGFGPFTTTLVFAVYAVGTVLALMVFASLSDRVGRRPLLAAAVLAAATSTALFLLAHDVGTLLAARFLCGLGTGVFTATGTAALGELAGAERTRLASTVSTAANMGGLGLGTIVAGLFAQYGANPTHLVFLAYLASLVPALVAVIVTPETVTSRQRPAMSVRRPAFPDRRAARTEFLRAATAVLAAFAVSGLFSSLVPSFLREQLHVHNVAAVGAEVGLLFIVALIAQVAAPERWTSGRRPTSAFLVAGVAVFEAGLWARSLPTFAAGTLLAGTGIGLAFRRGVAVTQRLADPRRRADLFSTYFLFAYTGTIVPTLALGLLDQTINQDVATLILAVAVIATTLASALSRPATTMA
- a CDS encoding TetR/AcrR family transcriptional regulator, translating into MDAVSGRKQFDISAALDQAMRVFWQRGYADASLDALGSATGLGRGSLYGTFGNKETLFGKCLDRYASIYGAQYEQALAAHPGDPVRAVEAFFDVVLSRIADPSVPVGCLIAQSAAQSLTLKEENGMQVRGLLDVQRQRVRTALADSSADSRTLDELATFVVAINQSLAVLSRAGTPDAELRSVARLACTTVADTIARAASKDVGQG
- a CDS encoding isochorismatase family protein, with translation MTILESRPNTALLVVDVQKGVVEGVHQRDVVVANVASLVERARQEEVPVVWVQHSDEELTRGSDDWRIVPELTPEDAEPLVEKSYGDSFEDTTLETVLSGLGVGRLVVVGAETDACIRSTLHGAFARGYDATLVSDAHTTGDKTAWGAPPPDEVIAHTNLYWTYQTAPGRTAGAVETKDVVFAGTS
- a CDS encoding PqqD family protein, producing MSVNAPAWLYTDHLSGGGAAVMDVRAGRGRWQHLNATAALLWHRIIEGADPEQAAEELTATFTSEGADADLVRADLGALVG
- a CDS encoding lasso peptide biosynthesis B2 protein; this translates as MVALAAALFLLRCAPIRTNITTAGLVARLRLSPAAPERADHLFAAVRRAARAWPGRAACLEESLACYFAAALRGRSVVWVIGARTAPAGAHAWAETRGQVIGQDAGDRVWPYAPALRIRHTGRPE